A stretch of the Massilia sp. W12 genome encodes the following:
- the tssH gene encoding type VI secretion system ATPase TssH produces MAGISRAAIFGKFNPLCFRAVESSTVFCKLRGNPYVEIEHFLHQVLQLQDSDILRLIKHYALDAAGLARDLTAALDRLPRGSTSGVDLSHQLVLAGQQAWSTATLMYGESQVRSGHIIVAILKDDSLQRKLLAISKQFEKFKPDTVSDEFDKVLKDSPEAHMKSSDGAQIGGAPGEASGAIAPAAMGKKEALAKFTVDLTEQARGGKMDPIVGRDDEIRQVVDILMRRRQNNPILVGEAGVGKTAVVEGFAQRIARGDVPPSLKDVELRVLDVGLLQAGASMKGEFEQRLRSVIDEVQASEKPIILFIDETHTLVGAGGAAGTGDAANLLKPALARGTLRTIGATTFAEYKKHIEKDPALTRRFQTVQVDEPDEARATLMMRGVASMMEKHHKVQILDEALEAAVKLSHRYIPARQLPDKSVSLLDTACARVAVSLHATPAEVDDSRKRIEALQTELAIIAREKAIGIDIGKREDDVSAQLSAEQSRLQGLEERWNAERALVDRLLDLRSRLRAGALPVEGTGSQLEAAASPQAEPQPSLSEGEREDLRVQLQQVQQELSALQGENPLILPTVDYQAIAAVVADWTGIPVGRMAKNEMETIMNIAKILAERVIGQDHAMEMIAKRVQTSRAGLDNPSKPIGVFMLAGTSGVGKTETALALAESLYGGEQNLITINMSEYQESHTVSTLKGAPPGYVGYGEGGVLTEAVRRKPYSVVLLDEVEKAHPDVHEIFFQVFDKGFMEDGEGRFIDFKNTLIILTTNAGTDLIAGLCKDPDLMPDPEGMAKALREPLLKVFPPALLGRLVTIPYYPLSDEMLGQIVRLQLNRIKKRVEARYKIPFTYTDEVVKLVVSRCTESESGGRMIDAILTNTMLPDVSRAFLTAMIDGREIKGVEVAVNNGEFSYQFS; encoded by the coding sequence ATGGCAGGAATCAGTCGTGCAGCCATATTTGGCAAATTCAATCCCCTCTGTTTTCGGGCAGTGGAAAGCAGCACCGTGTTTTGCAAATTGCGCGGCAACCCCTATGTCGAAATCGAGCACTTTTTGCATCAAGTGTTGCAACTGCAGGATTCCGACATCCTGCGCCTGATCAAACATTATGCGCTCGATGCCGCCGGACTGGCGCGCGATTTGACCGCCGCGCTCGACCGCCTGCCGCGCGGCTCGACTTCCGGCGTTGATCTGTCCCACCAATTGGTGCTGGCCGGACAGCAAGCGTGGAGCACCGCCACCCTGATGTATGGCGAAAGCCAGGTGCGTTCCGGCCATATTATTGTGGCGATTTTGAAGGACGACAGCCTGCAGCGCAAATTGCTGGCGATCTCCAAGCAATTCGAAAAATTCAAGCCGGATACGGTCAGCGATGAATTCGACAAAGTGTTGAAAGATTCGCCGGAAGCACATATGAAATCCAGCGATGGCGCGCAAATCGGCGGCGCGCCAGGCGAAGCCAGCGGCGCAATCGCGCCGGCGGCGATGGGTAAGAAAGAAGCCTTGGCCAAATTCACCGTCGATCTGACTGAACAGGCGCGCGGCGGCAAGATGGATCCGATTGTCGGCCGCGATGATGAAATCCGCCAGGTGGTGGACATCTTGATGCGACGCCGCCAAAACAACCCGATCCTGGTGGGTGAAGCCGGGGTCGGTAAAACCGCCGTGGTGGAAGGTTTCGCCCAGCGCATCGCGCGCGGCGACGTGCCGCCCAGCTTGAAAGATGTGGAATTGCGCGTGCTCGACGTCGGCCTGTTGCAAGCCGGCGCCAGCATGAAAGGCGAATTTGAACAGCGCCTGCGCTCGGTGATTGATGAAGTGCAAGCCAGCGAAAAACCGATCATTCTGTTCATCGACGAAACCCATACCCTGGTCGGCGCCGGCGGCGCCGCCGGCACTGGCGACGCCGCGAATCTGTTGAAACCGGCGCTGGCGCGCGGCACCCTGCGCACCATCGGCGCCACCACCTTTGCCGAATACAAAAAGCACATTGAAAAAGATCCGGCCCTGACCCGCCGTTTCCAGACCGTGCAAGTCGATGAGCCGGACGAAGCGCGCGCCACCCTGATGATGCGCGGCGTGGCCTCGATGATGGAAAAACATCACAAAGTGCAAATTCTGGATGAAGCGCTGGAAGCCGCCGTCAAACTCTCGCACCGCTACATTCCGGCGCGTCAGTTGCCGGATAAATCCGTCAGCCTGCTCGACACCGCCTGCGCCCGCGTGGCGGTCAGCCTGCACGCCACCCCGGCGGAAGTGGATGACAGCCGCAAACGCATCGAAGCGCTGCAAACCGAGCTGGCGATTATCGCGCGTGAAAAAGCGATTGGCATCGACATCGGCAAGCGCGAAGACGATGTCAGCGCACAACTGAGCGCCGAACAAAGCCGCCTGCAAGGGTTGGAAGAGCGTTGGAACGCCGAGCGCGCCCTGGTTGACCGTCTGCTCGACTTGCGCAGCCGCCTGCGCGCCGGCGCCTTGCCGGTGGAAGGCACCGGCTCGCAATTGGAAGCCGCCGCCAGCCCGCAAGCCGAACCGCAACCGTCGTTGAGCGAAGGCGAGCGCGAAGATTTGCGCGTGCAATTGCAGCAAGTGCAACAAGAATTGAGCGCCCTGCAAGGCGAAAACCCGCTGATTCTGCCGACCGTCGATTACCAGGCGATTGCCGCCGTGGTGGCCGACTGGACCGGGATTCCGGTTGGCCGCATGGCCAAGAATGAGATGGAAACCATCATGAATATCGCCAAGATTCTGGCCGAGCGCGTCATCGGTCAGGATCATGCGATGGAAATGATCGCCAAGCGCGTGCAAACCTCGCGCGCCGGTCTGGATAATCCAAGCAAACCCATCGGCGTCTTCATGCTGGCCGGCACCTCGGGCGTGGGTAAAACCGAAACCGCGCTGGCGCTGGCCGAATCGCTGTATGGCGGCGAACAAAACCTGATCACCATCAATATGAGTGAATACCAGGAATCGCACACCGTTTCCACGCTCAAAGGCGCGCCCCCCGGCTATGTCGGCTATGGCGAAGGCGGCGTGCTGACCGAAGCGGTGCGGCGCAAACCGTATTCTGTGGTCTTGCTGGATGAAGTTGAAAAAGCCCACCCGGATGTGCATGAAATCTTCTTCCAGGTGTTTGACAAGGGCTTTATGGAAGACGGCGAAGGCCGCTTCATCGACTTTAAAAACACCCTGATCATTCTGACCACCAACGCCGGCACCGATTTGATCGCCGGCCTGTGCAAAGACCCGGATTTGATGCCTGACCCGGAAGGTATGGCCAAAGCCCTGCGCGAACCGCTCCTGAAAGTGTTCCCGCCGGCGCTGCTGGGCCGTCTGGTGACGATTCCCTACTACCCGCTGTCGGATGAAATGCTGGGCCAGATCGTGCGCCTGCAATTGAACCGCATCAAGAAACGGGTGGAAGCGCGCTACAAGATTCCATTCACCTACACCGATGAAGTGGTGAAACTGGTAGTCTCACGTTGCACCGAAAGTGAGTCTGGCGGGCGCATGATTGACGCCATCTTAACCAACACCATGCTACCTGATGTGTCACGCGCCTTCCTCACGGCCATGATTGACGGGCGTGAAATCAAGGGGGTTGAAGTGGCGGTGAATAACGGCGAATTCAGCTATCAATTCAGCTGA
- the tssG gene encoding type VI secretion system baseplate subunit TssG has translation MRDPVELSAWLEQHAHEVDFYQLCRLLENAYSNLPRIGESLRPRDDAVRFAQLPELMFHATAVGNYVPAGAEPARLNVNFFGLTGPNAPMPIHFTEYTRDRLRNGDDATLSRFLDIFHHRFLQLFYRSRAMAEPVISLDRNDNDRFSNYLGALFGIGSPALRERDAVSDFAKLHFTGLMAGKTRPASGLVTILRDYFHLPIKLQQFVGHWMYLPREVRSRLGDAEGAQLGVSAVLGERVWDCQNKFRLIIGPLDYAEYRRMLPGGESIKRLIAWIRNYCGDALEWDVQLILKKEETPPLALGSDVRLGFSTWLCSRPLPHDGDELTYSPTARLS, from the coding sequence ATGCGCGATCCTGTAGAACTGAGCGCCTGGCTGGAGCAACATGCGCATGAAGTTGATTTTTATCAACTCTGCCGCTTGCTGGAAAACGCTTACAGCAATTTGCCGCGCATCGGCGAATCGCTGCGCCCGCGCGACGACGCGGTGCGTTTCGCCCAGTTGCCCGAGCTGATGTTCCACGCCACTGCTGTCGGCAATTATGTGCCGGCAGGCGCGGAACCGGCGCGCCTGAACGTGAATTTCTTCGGCTTGACCGGCCCCAACGCGCCGATGCCGATTCACTTCACCGAATACACGCGCGACCGTCTGCGCAATGGCGATGATGCGACCTTGAGCCGCTTCCTGGATATCTTCCACCATCGCTTTTTGCAGCTGTTTTACCGCTCGCGCGCGATGGCCGAGCCGGTCATCAGCCTGGACCGCAACGATAACGACCGTTTCTCAAATTATCTGGGCGCGCTGTTTGGCATCGGCAGTCCGGCGCTGCGCGAACGCGATGCGGTGTCGGATTTCGCCAAACTCCATTTCACCGGTTTGATGGCGGGCAAGACCCGTCCCGCCTCCGGGCTGGTGACGATTTTGCGCGATTACTTTCATTTGCCGATCAAATTGCAGCAATTTGTCGGCCATTGGATGTATCTGCCGCGCGAAGTGCGCTCACGTCTGGGCGATGCCGAGGGCGCGCAGCTGGGCGTCTCCGCCGTGCTGGGTGAGCGCGTATGGGATTGCCAGAATAAATTCCGGCTGATTATCGGCCCGCTTGACTATGCTGAATACCGCCGCATGTTGCCGGGCGGCGAAAGCATTAAGCGCTTAATCGCCTGGATCCGCAATTATTGCGGCGATGCGCTGGAATGGGATGTGCAATTGATTTTGAAAAAAGAAGAGACGCCGCCGTTAGCGCTGGGCAGCGATGTCAGGTTGGGCTTTTCAACCTGGCTGTGCAGCCGCCCGCTGCCGCATGACGGCGACGAATTAACCTATTCACCGACCGCGCGCCTGAGCTGA
- the tssF gene encoding type VI secretion system baseplate subunit TssF has product MNPKFLRYYNQELQHLREVGGEFAKAFPKIAGRLGLEGFECADPYVERLLESFSFLAARIQMKVDAEYPRFTQHLAELVYPHLLAPTPSMTVVQFNPDMTNPTLGAGFVVPRQTTLNSLVPSTDFIPCIYRTGHEVRLWPVKLDEAKFFTYGGQQAGIEFQLPQNVKAGLRLRISVCNDFVFRNLAMDKLCFFIRGSDDIPMRIYEKIFSHIEGVLVTPASGARSGYKLLPKSALKTVGFDEADALIPSHRQSFQGYRLLQEYFAFPQRYMFFEVEGLRAAVQNCDERALDITILLSRGDAVLEQTLDHSYFALNCVPAINLFPHRGDRIEITSKQLEYHVVPNRSHPLDFEVFHITDVIGYGNGPESMQGFESFYCAKDLNRESQEKSYYTMRRERRLLSERQRNVGPRSSYIGSEVFVSIVDAKNTPYPPDLMQLGLGTLCTNRDLPLTMSLGIGRTDFLIMGEAPAESVRVVAGPSQPYASFAEGAMIWRFLNHLSLNYLSLMDSDPQQGAVALRELLYLYSHENDDASHRQVEGVRNVQCDRITRRMPSPGPITYGRGLQLTLTMDDNAFEGSGPFLLGAVLDRFFAQYVSVNSFTETVIKTIGRGEIMRWPSKAGLCAIL; this is encoded by the coding sequence ATGAATCCGAAATTTCTGCGTTACTACAATCAGGAACTGCAACATTTGCGCGAAGTCGGCGGCGAATTCGCCAAGGCCTTCCCGAAAATCGCCGGTCGCCTGGGCCTGGAAGGGTTTGAATGCGCAGACCCCTATGTCGAGCGGCTGCTGGAATCATTCAGCTTTTTAGCCGCACGCATTCAGATGAAAGTGGATGCCGAATATCCGCGCTTTACCCAGCATCTGGCGGAATTGGTGTATCCCCATTTATTGGCGCCGACGCCCTCGATGACGGTGGTGCAATTCAACCCGGATATGACCAACCCGACGCTTGGCGCGGGTTTTGTGGTGCCGCGTCAAACCACCTTGAACAGCCTGGTGCCCTCGACCGATTTCATCCCCTGTATTTACCGCACCGGGCATGAAGTGCGGCTGTGGCCGGTGAAGCTGGACGAAGCCAAATTCTTCACCTATGGCGGACAACAGGCCGGGATCGAATTCCAGTTGCCGCAAAATGTCAAAGCCGGGCTGCGCCTGCGCATTTCAGTTTGCAATGATTTCGTGTTCCGCAATCTGGCCATGGACAAGCTGTGCTTTTTCATCCGTGGCAGTGACGACATTCCGATGCGGATTTATGAAAAAATCTTCAGCCACATCGAAGGCGTGCTGGTGACGCCGGCCAGCGGCGCGCGCAGCGGCTATAAATTGCTGCCAAAGAGCGCGCTGAAAACCGTGGGCTTTGATGAAGCGGATGCGCTGATCCCCAGTCACCGGCAGAGTTTTCAGGGTTATCGCTTGCTGCAGGAATATTTCGCCTTCCCGCAGCGCTATATGTTTTTTGAAGTTGAGGGCTTGCGCGCGGCGGTGCAAAACTGCGATGAGCGCGCACTCGACATCACGATTTTGCTGTCACGCGGCGATGCCGTGCTGGAGCAAACCCTCGACCACAGTTATTTTGCGCTCAACTGTGTCCCGGCGATCAATCTGTTCCCGCATCGCGGCGACCGCATCGAAATCACTTCCAAGCAATTGGAATACCATGTGGTGCCGAATCGCAGCCATCCGCTGGACTTTGAAGTCTTCCATATCACCGATGTGATCGGCTATGGCAACGGGCCGGAATCAATGCAGGGTTTTGAATCGTTTTACTGCGCCAAAGATTTGAATCGCGAGTCGCAGGAAAAATCGTATTACACCATGCGCCGCGAACGGCGTTTGCTGTCCGAGCGTCAGCGCAATGTCGGCCCGCGTTCGTCCTACATAGGGAGTGAAGTGTTTGTCTCGATTGTGGATGCGAAAAACACGCCCTACCCGCCCGATTTGATGCAACTCGGCTTAGGCACGCTGTGCACCAATCGCGATTTGCCGCTCACCATGTCGCTCGGCATTGGCCGCACCGACTTTTTGATTATGGGCGAAGCGCCGGCGGAATCGGTGCGCGTGGTGGCCGGCCCCAGCCAGCCTTACGCCTCCTTTGCCGAAGGCGCCATGATCTGGCGTTTCTTAAATCATCTTTCGCTCAATTACCTGTCCCTGATGGACAGCGACCCGCAGCAAGGCGCCGTCGCCCTGCGTGAATTGCTGTATCTGTATTCGCATGAAAACGATGACGCCAGCCACCGCCAGGTGGAAGGGGTGCGCAACGTGCAATGCGACCGCATCACGCGCCGCATGCCCTCGCCCGGCCCGATCACCTATGGCCGTGGACTGCAACTGACGCTGACCATGGACGACAATGCGTTTGAAGGCTCCGGCCCCTTCCTGCTGGGAGCAGTGCTGGATCGTTTCTTTGCGCAATATGTTTCCGTGAATTCTTTCACCGAAACCGTCATCAAAACCATAGGGCGCGGTGAAATCATGCGCTGGCCGAGCAAGGCGGGTTTATGCGCGATCCTGTAG
- the tssE gene encoding type VI secretion system baseplate subunit TssE, whose amino-acid sequence MAELAPRERLQPSLLDRLTDLEPEKSVESRDRRVLSIRTLREGVLRDLAWLLNTTRLFTRMDEHMNKAYPYVANSVLNYGMPDISGMTLVGMDLTQLEKNIEQAILDFEPRLIPDTVKVRAVSTAHGGVNYNKIMFEIEGDMWAQPYPERLYLKTELDMEGAAFKLTEVGGPS is encoded by the coding sequence ATGGCTGAACTGGCCCCGCGTGAGCGCCTGCAGCCTTCCCTGCTCGACCGCCTGACCGACCTGGAGCCGGAAAAGTCGGTCGAGTCGCGTGATCGCCGCGTGCTCTCAATCCGCACTTTGCGCGAAGGCGTATTGCGCGATCTGGCATGGCTCTTGAACACCACCCGCCTGTTTACGCGGATGGATGAGCATATGAATAAGGCCTATCCCTATGTCGCCAATTCGGTGCTCAATTACGGCATGCCGGACATTTCCGGCATGACCCTGGTCGGCATGGATTTGACCCAGCTCGAAAAAAATATCGAGCAAGCGATTTTGGATTTTGAACCGCGCTTGATTCCTGACACGGTCAAGGTGCGCGCGGTTTCCACCGCGCATGGCGGGGTGAATTACAACAAGATCATGTTCGAGATCGAAGGCGATATGTGGGCCCAGCCTTACCCGGAACGACTGTATCTGAAAACCGAATTGGACATGGAAGGGGCTGCCTTCAAATTAACTGAAGTCGGCGGCCCGAGTTGA
- a CDS encoding type VI secretion system accessory protein TagJ, with protein sequence MLAEQLIKEGDLPAALKSLQEFVRKDPSNAKYRVFLFQLLAVQGNWARALTQLGVSAELDAATLPMVQTYREALQCEALRKQIFEGKRPPLIFGQPQSWTVMLLEALRLDGAGQYAQADQLRAQALEQAPATSGVANDKPFAWLADADTRMGPVLEAIVNGRYYWIPFNCIAEIEFEAPVDLRDKVWTPAVFTWVNGGQSPGLIPSRYEGTESSEDSALLLGRRTEWRTVAGSETPRGIGQRMLITDEDDYALLDLRKITLDSVALDEGEEAQDDGAEAPQHG encoded by the coding sequence ATGCTTGCAGAACAGCTAATCAAGGAAGGCGATCTCCCGGCAGCGTTGAAATCGCTGCAAGAGTTTGTCCGCAAAGATCCATCCAACGCGAAATACCGCGTTTTCCTCTTCCAATTACTGGCCGTGCAGGGCAACTGGGCGCGCGCGCTGACCCAACTCGGGGTCTCCGCTGAACTTGACGCCGCCACCCTCCCCATGGTGCAGACCTATCGCGAAGCGCTGCAATGTGAAGCGCTGCGCAAACAGATTTTTGAGGGCAAACGCCCGCCACTGATTTTCGGCCAGCCGCAATCCTGGACTGTGATGCTGCTGGAAGCCCTGCGCCTGGATGGCGCCGGCCAGTATGCGCAAGCTGATCAATTGCGCGCCCAGGCGCTGGAACAAGCCCCCGCCACCTCCGGCGTGGCGAATGACAAACCGTTCGCCTGGCTGGCCGACGCCGACACCCGCATGGGCCCGGTGCTGGAAGCCATCGTGAATGGCCGTTACTACTGGATTCCGTTCAACTGCATTGCTGAAATCGAATTTGAAGCGCCGGTCGATTTGCGCGACAAAGTCTGGACCCCCGCCGTCTTCACCTGGGTCAATGGCGGCCAATCGCCGGGCCTGATCCCCTCACGCTATGAAGGCACGGAAAGCAGCGAAGATTCAGCGCTGCTGCTGGGCCGCCGCACTGAATGGCGCACAGTCGCCGGCAGCGAAACACCGCGCGGCATCGGCCAGCGCATGCTGATCACCGACGAAGACGATTACGCCCTGCTGGATTTGCGCAAGATCACCTTGGACAGCGTCGCGCTGGATGAGGGCGAAGAAGCGCAGGACGACGGCGCGGAGGCGCCGCAGCATGGCTGA
- a CDS encoding type VI secretion system tube protein Hcp: protein MALDMFINMGAKIKGESRDKVQGPKGDIDVLAWSWGMSQSGTTHMGGGGGAGKANFQDLSFTKYIDNSTNALMTALAKGSHIDKVVLLVRKAGEGQQRYVEITMEEVLVTSVSTGGSGGEDRLTENVTLNFAKVKFVYAKQDSKGGIGADAVFGWSIAENVAL from the coding sequence ATGGCATTAGATATGTTCATCAACATGGGCGCCAAGATCAAAGGTGAATCCCGCGACAAAGTACAAGGTCCGAAGGGCGACATCGACGTTCTGGCTTGGAGCTGGGGCATGTCCCAATCCGGCACCACCCACATGGGCGGTGGCGGCGGCGCAGGCAAAGCCAACTTCCAAGACCTGTCCTTCACCAAGTACATCGACAACTCGACCAACGCACTGATGACCGCTCTGGCCAAAGGTTCGCACATCGACAAAGTTGTGCTGCTGGTGCGCAAGGCTGGTGAAGGCCAACAACGTTATGTCGAAATCACCATGGAAGAAGTGCTGGTCACTTCCGTCTCCACCGGTGGTTCCGGCGGCGAAGACCGTCTGACCGAAAACGTGACCCTGAACTTCGCGAAAGTGAAGTTCGTGTACGCCAAGCAAGATTCCAAAGGCGGCATTGGCGCGGATGCAGTGTTCGGCTGGAGCATCGCCGAAAACGTGGCGCTGTAA
- the tssC gene encoding type VI secretion system contractile sheath large subunit produces MTSAEAQQSAAGVTLEASDFASLLQKEFKPQSDKAKESVETAVRTLAEQALAGANLISSDVIATIEGLIAQLDKKLTDQINQIIHSDKFQALESAWRGLHYLVNNTETDETLKIRVMNISKNDLAKTLKKYKGTAWDQSPMFKKMYEEEYGQFGGEPFGCIVADYYFDNSAPDVELLTGMAKISAASHAPFISAASPAVMLMESWNELANPRDLTKIFQTPEHAAWRSFRESEDSRYVGLAMPRFLARQPYGAKSNPVEEFNFEENTDEPGSKSYTWANSAYAMAVNINRSFKEYGWCSRIRGIESGGAVEGLPVHTFPTDDGGVAMQCPTEIAISDRREAELAGNGFMPLVHKKNTDFAAFIGAQSLHQPAQYDDPDATANANLAARLPYLFATCRFAHFLKCIVRDKVGSFKERDDMERWLNKWITQYVDGDPANSSEATKARKPLAAAEVVVEEVEGNPGYYSSKFFLRPHYQLEGLTVSLRLVSKLPSAKGG; encoded by the coding sequence ATGACGAGCGCAGAAGCCCAACAATCCGCCGCTGGCGTAACCCTGGAAGCCAGTGATTTCGCCAGCCTGCTGCAAAAAGAATTCAAGCCGCAATCGGACAAGGCCAAAGAATCGGTCGAAACCGCTGTGCGCACCCTGGCCGAGCAAGCGCTGGCCGGCGCCAACCTGATTTCCAGCGATGTGATCGCGACGATTGAAGGTTTGATCGCCCAGTTGGACAAAAAACTGACTGATCAGATTAATCAGATCATCCACTCGGACAAATTCCAGGCGCTGGAAAGCGCATGGCGCGGTCTGCACTATCTGGTGAATAACACCGAGACTGATGAGACGCTGAAAATCCGCGTGATGAACATCTCGAAAAACGATCTGGCCAAGACCCTGAAAAAATACAAGGGTACGGCATGGGATCAAAGCCCGATGTTCAAGAAAATGTATGAAGAGGAATATGGCCAGTTCGGCGGCGAGCCTTTCGGCTGCATCGTGGCTGACTATTATTTCGACAACAGCGCGCCGGACGTGGAATTGCTGACCGGCATGGCCAAGATCAGCGCCGCTTCCCACGCGCCGTTCATCTCTGCCGCCAGCCCGGCTGTGATGTTGATGGAATCGTGGAATGAATTGGCCAATCCGCGCGATCTGACCAAGATCTTCCAAACCCCGGAACATGCCGCATGGCGCAGCTTCCGCGAGTCTGAAGATTCGCGTTATGTCGGTCTGGCGATGCCGCGTTTCCTGGCGCGTCAACCGTATGGCGCGAAGAGCAATCCGGTGGAAGAATTCAATTTTGAAGAAAACACCGACGAACCGGGCAGCAAGAGCTATACCTGGGCTAACTCGGCCTACGCGATGGCGGTGAATATCAACCGCAGCTTCAAAGAATACGGCTGGTGCTCGCGCATTCGCGGCATTGAGTCCGGCGGCGCGGTCGAAGGTTTGCCGGTGCACACCTTCCCCACCGACGATGGCGGCGTGGCGATGCAATGCCCGACCGAAATCGCGATTTCCGACCGGCGCGAAGCAGAGTTGGCGGGTAATGGCTTTATGCCGCTGGTGCACAAAAAGAATACTGACTTTGCGGCATTCATCGGCGCCCAGTCTTTGCACCAGCCGGCGCAGTATGATGATCCGGATGCGACCGCGAACGCCAATCTGGCGGCGCGTCTGCCGTATCTGTTCGCCACCTGCCGCTTTGCGCACTTCCTCAAGTGCATCGTGCGCGACAAAGTGGGTTCGTTCAAAGAGCGCGACGATATGGAGCGCTGGCTGAACAAATGGATTACGCAGTATGTGGATGGAGACCCGGCGAATTCGAGCGAAGCCACCAAGGCGCGCAAACCGCTCGCAGCCGCCGAGGTTGTGGTTGAAGAAGTCGAAGGGAACCCGGGTTATTACAGCTCGAAGTTCTTCCTGCGGCCGCATTATCAGCTTGAAGGACTGACGGTGTCTTTACGTTTGGTCTCCAAGCTGCCTTCAGCGAAAGGTGGCTGA
- the tssB gene encoding type VI secretion system contractile sheath small subunit, with the protein MAKESSQKFIARNRAPRVQIEYDVEVYGAEKKIQLPFVMGVLSDLSGQPTEALPSVADRKFLEIDVDNFDERLKAMKPRVAVQVPNTLTGEGNLAVDITFESMDDFSPGAIARKVGALNQLLEARNQLSNLLTYMDGKTGAEELIAKLLAEPALMQALSSAPKPTE; encoded by the coding sequence ATGGCCAAGGAAAGTAGCCAGAAATTTATAGCGCGCAACCGCGCGCCGCGCGTACAGATCGAATACGACGTCGAAGTCTATGGCGCGGAAAAGAAGATCCAGTTGCCCTTCGTGATGGGTGTGCTGTCCGATCTGTCGGGCCAACCCACGGAAGCATTGCCGTCAGTGGCTGACCGCAAATTCCTGGAAATCGATGTCGATAACTTCGACGAACGTCTGAAAGCGATGAAACCGCGCGTCGCAGTGCAGGTGCCAAACACCCTGACCGGCGAAGGCAATCTGGCGGTGGACATCACGTTTGAAAGCATGGACGACTTTTCACCGGGCGCGATTGCGCGCAAGGTGGGCGCGCTGAATCAATTGCTGGAAGCGCGCAATCAATTGTCGAATCTGTTGACTTATATGGACGGCAAGACCGGTGCGGAAGAATTGATTGCCAAGCTGCTGGCTGAGCCGGCGCTGATGCAAGCCCTGTCTTCGGCTCCGAAGCCAACCGAATAA
- the tssA gene encoding type VI secretion system protein TssA — translation MSVINIDDYLHDISESEPSGPDHEYDPDFQELERQAEGKPEVQYGDTIQPAVPPEWKVVKKMALDLLGRTHDLRIAVLLTRSLMALNGMPGFADGLHLIRRYIDERWDTLHPMLDVDDDNDPIFRINSLTALIDQPTTIRELKDTPIIILPGLGPLTIKGLEIANGELSVPEDHPKLSMTSIDAAVLDADEERVQMALQAAQLAWESARDIERSLGEKVGNSQALNMSVLVKNLKRAYDFMQERVNRRGGGADSGAQESQDGASSEGGGVAAAAGGAVRMQAISGEICSREDVARMIDKICTYYERFEPSSPVPLVMQRAKRLIHKNFFEIMEDLAPDGINQVTVVTGIQPKQEEDDDGY, via the coding sequence ATGAGTGTCATCAACATTGACGATTACCTGCACGACATCAGCGAGTCTGAGCCGAGCGGGCCGGATCATGAATATGACCCGGACTTTCAAGAGCTGGAGCGGCAAGCCGAGGGCAAGCCTGAAGTGCAATATGGCGACACGATTCAACCGGCGGTGCCGCCGGAATGGAAAGTGGTCAAAAAAATGGCGCTCGACTTGCTCGGACGCACCCATGATTTGCGCATTGCGGTTTTGCTGACGCGTTCTCTGATGGCCTTGAATGGCATGCCCGGCTTCGCCGATGGTCTGCATTTGATCCGCCGTTACATTGATGAGCGCTGGGACACGCTGCATCCTATGCTGGATGTGGATGACGACAACGATCCGATCTTCCGTATCAATTCCCTGACCGCGCTGATTGATCAGCCCACCACCATCCGCGAGTTGAAAGACACGCCGATTATCATCTTGCCGGGACTCGGGCCTTTGACCATCAAAGGGCTGGAAATCGCGAATGGCGAATTGAGCGTGCCGGAAGATCATCCCAAGCTGAGCATGACCTCAATCGACGCCGCTGTGCTGGACGCGGATGAGGAAAGAGTGCAAATGGCGCTGCAGGCCGCCCAGCTGGCCTGGGAAAGCGCGCGCGACATTGAGCGCAGCCTGGGTGAAAAAGTCGGCAATTCGCAGGCGCTGAACATGAGCGTGCTGGTAAAGAATTTGAAACGCGCCTACGATTTCATGCAGGAGCGCGTGAACCGGCGCGGCGGCGGCGCCGACAGCGGCGCACAGGAAAGCCAGGACGGCGCCAGCAGCGAAGGCGGCGGCGTGGCAGCGGCAGCCGGCGGCGCGGTGCGCATGCAAGCGATCAGCGGTGAAATCTGCAGCCGCGAAGATGTGGCGCGCATGATTGACAAGATTTGCACGTATTACGAACGCTTCGAGCCGTCCAGCCCGGTGCCGCTCGTGATGCAGCGCGCCAAACGCTTGATTCACAAAAACTTCTTCGAGATCATGGAAGATCTGGCGCCGGATGGCATCAATCAGGTGACGGTGGTGACCGGCATTCAACCCAAGCAGGAAGAGGACGACGACGGCTATTAA